The genomic segment tgatcatttcactcaaaaaggatgtaacagaggatggctattggcatagtaataacactgtgtttaaattatgtaatttaagagaaataaatgacttgggcaattttttgaacatgcctttgtgacttaagcaagatatggtaacactttattttgaaggtgtctacataagagtcacacaagcctgtcagaaacatgacatgacaagtatcatgagcattaatgttacttcaaagtgtcattaatgttcatgacacatcccatgtcatgtttataacacgctcatgtcactcttatgtagacaccttagagtaaagtgttaccaatattagtgtcaacaataaaacactgataaactaaactgataactaaacaatctccctctagctcttctttgctgggttcttatctgatgcctatgaatgtggcaaattgtcaaagaagtgatgaggttaaaggggtaaaatcacatgatctgatcaactgagggtgtaggtgattttaccataggtggccggcgtcatgaggagatgatttagacaaaaaataacgattattttaacagtgtgacgatatgtaaAAAGGAATATTAATTAGCACTGTGTCTGTTATAGTAAAATAATGTCTTACTAATGCTGTATTTCTCATGCTGATACAGACATCAATATCTGggtttaaaaaattataaatagataagttatatatatttttaaatataaacacatgCCATAAACAAATATTGTTAATTAAGATCCctcaaatataattattaaaacattatgACCGATATATACAGATTTGTCATGTTACAATTGGAAATATGTCATATTGGAAGTCACATatgtatacaatatatattatataaatacaatactGATATGTTTGTGAAAACCGCAAACCATACTGTATTGCACAGCACAATTCATCAGACTATAAATACAGCACAAGCTTTTTTAAAGTTGAGTATGCAAAAATCTGTAGCAACAAAGTACTTGCTGAGCTTCAGTTCAGTATGTATAGTACTGTGTATTTAGTTACCACCTCTCATACACACATTACAAGCTAACAAAGTGAGATAAATCAGCAAGctaaaaatctgaattattcaATTTATACTACCACAAATAGAGAATATGCTACttgaaaaatcatttttaatgtttttctaaaTACTGAACAGTTTAGAGATACAGGGACAGGCTTCAGCTCACTGTGGGGCtgaaaagaaggaaaataaaagtacaaaaatatttcactTATGATTGCAAACTGAATTTTCTTGATGTTTGAAGCATTTTGACACTTCTCACATCTTGaactcctgttgtttttttaaaagcagagcTGAGCCATGGCCAGTATTCAGATCCGGAAGTTTTGCGATGACGACGCAGAGGCAGTTAGGGAGATCTTCACCCTGGGGATGAGCGAGCATGTGCCCTCGTCCTTTATGCACCTCCTCAAACAGCCGCTGTGTCAAATGGTGCTCATGTGCACGTTCTGTGCTCTCATCACAAGCTCCAAGTCCTTCCTGCTGCCCATCCTGGCCGTCACCCTCCTCCTGGCTGGGGCCCGGCAGTTCGTTGTCTACATGTTCAACAAATACATCGACACCTCCCTCAAGAAGGACCTCAACAACATCAGTGAGGTCTACCTGAACCAGAAGGACACGTGTTTTTGGGTGGCTGAAGTTGACGGTCGAGTGGTTGGCTCAGTGGCTTGCCTTCCTAATGAGAATGCACCTGGATGCTTGGAGTTGAAACGATTGTCTGTACGCCGCAGTCACCGCGGGATGGGCATCGCTAAGGCTCTGTGTCGGACAGTCGCTGGTTATACTCGTGACAGGGGCTACGCAGCAGTCATCCTGTACACCTCTGTGGTGCAGACGGACGCTCAGAAACTGTACGAGCACATGGGCTATGAGAAGATAAGAGAGTTTGTTGTTCCTGAGCTTCCTGCCAAAATTATGAACTTCACTCTGTTTGAGTACAGACTGGATTTACAGAAAGATGGGAAAAGTGACTGAGCAGTCTGAAACTGACAGACTGCGAAACATTTCAGGGTGACAGTACCGTCCATTCATTCTATTTCTTTGCTTATGAGATCCCAGCATGCATTACTGTGAAAGATACCAAACTCTCAAGATAGGTCAGGTGACGGCATCCACATGAGGAACTGTTTACTCAACACACTTGCAGTAAAaggtttggcttttttttaatctaattacaaacacacaaaacagattaatcatgtattattgtttttttcaaagtcTGCTATGTCCATGTTGTCAAAGGGTCTGTGTCGattgtcttgaaaataatatgcatattttaattttgtaaaggattTCCTTTATTCGTCATACTTAGAATAAATTGATTGACCTGATCATGATTCTACAAATGTGTagcgttcttttttttttttttttttaactttagtaCTATTAGGGATGCACTGATCAGACACACTGGGTTATAAGCAGCTAGGGTTACAAAGTTctggaaaatatttaaagtgGAAACTTTTCATAGGGGTTAAGAAGATATTATTTACCATATAATATACAGGTAGAAAGTTCTTATAAGTCAATGTGATCATTTTACCAAACTTTAAGATTGCAACAAGATTATGTTGCCATTAGACATATAAGGGTTTTATCATGCTACGGcattcattgatttttattaaacaaaaattcTATACCATTCAATATATCAATATGAGATGacctaaaacaaataaaatataatttgctaaatcatcatcattactgagctctacagtatatttatatgaaaaacaaTCTACCCTttctaataaataacaaatatgaaGTTTGAATTTGAACACAAACGTGTATCTTAAAGATGATACATATCCATATTTATACTATTGGATCACAGATCATTGAATCTATATATCGATCCAGACGGACGTATCGTTACAGCCCTAGTTGCAATAGAACTTGAGATGATGAGGCTGCGATGAGTAATATGTTTTCAGTCTGAATTTAGATCTGATTCATTTcatatcagcaaaaaatgtgACTTGAGTGAGCACATCTTCTGCTGCTCTCAACTATTTTACAGTAGTTGCACTTCATGCACTAACAGTATTGCCCTCTGACATACTATTTGAAATACATGTGTAATCTGTACACATTTCCATGTAACAATCTCCCTtcagttccttttttttctgccagTGAGCTGTGTTACATCTCTAGACTGGTCTAGATGACCAATTGTCAGATGTTTCTATAACAGGAAGAGGGGAGTGCTGTAGAAACTAATATGCAGGGGAAAATAGGGTTTGCTGAAAAAAGAGACCTACAGCTTTCCATTTTCCATTATCTTTTCCTTCACCACAAATTGTGCTACTGTAGGCCTAAAAGAGAGTCAAGCATCTGTTCAAAAGAGGAAGAACAAGCAGCTTCTTCATTAGAGCCAGAGGAAGGTTGTGGCCACGGGGCGAGGCTTCTACCAGGAACTGAATCTGAAATCAATGGTTTCAGGCTATACTAAGGTTTTGCTCTGGGGGTTGTTTTGAATCCAGGATGCCACACTGTTCCAGACTGATGCTCACAAGCTGTGAGGTTGTCAAGTAGTGGTTTCTTTTCTCATCACAGATCTacaaatttgtgttttatatCATGATTCGAGGAACATCAAGTTTCAGCTTCAATGTGCCCAAGGATAAATTTGTCTAATAGGCAGGTGACCAattgacacacactcacaattgcaaatataaaataaaatacagagaaCATAGTGCTTCTAGTTACCTTTTATTTCcaaagttttttatttcttcttgtttgttttgtttttccatgtgtatgtgttttttgtacttaTTTGTTGCTACTTAAACTTGTTACTCTTACCCATTCCTCTTTCAGGTATATTACTGTATACATATATTAAACcaaattcattaaaatgaattaaccTAGATGAAGTTTcaacaatgcaaaataaaacataccatTTTTTCCAGAGGAATTTACTTAAATGTACTAAATTCtcctaataaaaacatatttttcacacGACATTGTCTAACTGTGTTTAAACCTTCACAGATGTAATTTAATTACCCATGGATGTAGTAATGCACTTGCCAGTCCATTTTTCTAGtctaataaagaaaaaggataatACCAggctcctctgtgtgtgtgaggcggGCCCGGGCAGGCAGTAGCTCGGACACCTCAGGACGGATGAGTCCGGTCAGACCTCCATGGATGGATGTAGCCTGTCAGGGACGAGGCTGAGCCGTTAGCAGGATTTTAGGAAGTAAACAGGTAAGCATTAGTACCCAGGTGTTATCTGGACAATGGGAGATAAATTCACAAGAAATACACACCCATGTTTAGtcatatgcatgtgtgtttttgttaaatttaactCGAAAAGAGGTTTTTGTTTGGGGAAAACCAACCGAAGCTAACGGCTACTTGTGCTAGCAGCTGGTCAGGGAGTGTCCAACTGACAGCTGACAGCACCAAACCTCAACCACAACAGTGATGATTTAACGCCAATCATGGctcttaaaaaatacaatatttgcacaTTAAAACGACCAATTATGGAATTGAGatcattacaaatatttaatgaGCTATGGCTGGTGATTATTGAGGCGGTATGGATCCTTATATCCAGCGCTAATTGGGATTATAAGGCTTTATTCTCATTTCAATGAATTAATCTCAAATCCAGAATGTTTCCCCCTAATTTCTCATCCAATTTGGTTAATCTGTCGGGAGAAAATGTCATGTCAGGCTGCAGCCACACCCATgctgtgatttattattattcccacTATACCTAACCGgcagaatattaatattttttagattttttggtttAATTTGTTGTTCCTTGTGTAATAAACCTGTCTGATATAACATTAATTTGGTCAGTGAGGCAGTAGGATGTCTGTGTAGCACTGGTCTCTGGGTTTTGAACTCACTAGATGGCACCAAATTACAGATTTAGCTCATACATGCCACACAAGacgtttttatttatatttgtaagtGTATCTTGTTGTCGACCATGCAGTTATTATTGAGCACTTTCATGCTAATTTGATACACATTAGAGTGAAGTAGAGGAATGAACAGGCTTTGCCCTTGTTTTCTATGGTTGACCTATTTATTGCTGTCTGCATGGTGTAGTGTTAAGACCAGGCTGAATATCATTAGCATGCATGTGGTGGAGAGGAAGCCCTGTATATAATTAGCTGATCTATTCTTAGTCAATGATTCACTTCAtcgactgtttttttttctttttaaaaaaataattaatcattgAGTTAagtaaatgatgaaaaaaaacatttgatatcCTCAAGTTtgtctgtcaaaataaaaattcaattgccaaatatattttatatataaaacaatgaaaagcaCATTTAAGTGAATGtttaatgactgaaaaacaattTCTTGACTATTGAAATAGTTGCACAATAATATCCTGTTGATCTAACTAACCAATTTATTGATAAATCAATACTCGGGCATTATTGttctacttttctttttaaaaaaacatattaaaatgatcatagtttgattatttttattgagaaaatattttttctttcaaaatttaGAGGAAAAAATGAGTTGCTTATATTGGATGACATGACTTGCACTTTTATTAAAGCATAACCCCTATGTTACAATAGCAAGCCAGCAAAATGTTAGATTAAATTATCTCTAGTGACATTCAGTTAGTAAAGTATCATCATATGCCAAGAGTCAAGCAACTAGAAAGGAATTTATCCGACCAAtaatttaaaccatttatcaggtaaaaaaaataaatatttgttcattaatactgtacttaagttgaTCTGTTTCATATCTTTATACCCTTAATCTGAAGAAGAAGACGCTAACATTGAGCATTTATGAttaattttcaaataaaatgaacaaattacAAACCAACAACTtcatcacaagaaaaaaggaaTTCATTTCTAATgataaaccccccccccccccccccccactgtCATTAGCAGCCCTAAACTAAACTCTCTGTTCTGTGACGTACATTAAAATTCTTTACCTTGATGACATAATGATGACACCTTGATGACTCCATACGCAGCACTTTACATTTCAGCCTATTATTATTTAGCTGTCAATGTAACTTCAGTATGTTACATCCCAAAATAGCCTTAATCGATGCCAGTTTCAGGGCGTAGACATGCTCATCTGTACCTTGTTTAGTGATGCCGATTGTTCCTCCTAGACTTGCAGACCGGCTGAGGTGCAGTGTGGTTTTAACGAGTGTCACCTCTGTTCCTGTGCAGCAGCAGTCAGCATCAGGCTGAGCTGGTgacgcctctctctctctgctgttgtCCTCATTTTCTGGAGGGAGGCAGTTCTTTGATTTTTGGCTGTTTGCTGGTTGTCTCCTTATTATTTCTTTGTGAGAGATAAGggctccccctctcctctcccctccaccTCCCACAAATCCTCAACACccactcttttttttggtcctgcCTTCGTCATTTGCATAAAAGGGTGCAAAGAGACTGCAGAGATTTATTTCATGTCCCTAAACATCCTCAACTGTGGATAACCCTCCCGCGTCTTAAATCATAgctttaattttgtatatttaagcTGTTCTCTGGACTTTGGGAGTTTTATTTAGGCTTTGAAACCACAAACGTACACTGACCTGAGCCTACAGACAGTACATTTTGTTGTCCTGGtccatttttgttgctttatgaGTGATGCATTATTCCCCCTCCTGAAGGCTGGGTCTCTTTTGTTGTGATGCTGCAAATGCATACTCTTACAACATCTCTCATCAGCCTCTAAGCCGAAAGCTTTTACACAGAAACCCTGCAGCGTTCGCTTCTGTTGCAAAAAGATGacaacacagaaacagagaggactgagagttttaaaaaaaagccccaGCCATGCAGTTAGCTGATAAAAGCTGATAAAGGAGAGTTAATCCTCGCTCTGTGACGGGCCACAGCATCAGGCGGGGCCCGAATGCAATCCCATGGCTTTTGCTTACAGTGTGCTGCATTACAGAGCCTCACCTGGGCCTTTTGTGTTCAATCACAATGAAACTGCATCAGATTGGGTTGAACTGGCTCACcccatcccccccccccccccggttGGGTATTGCTTACTgctggtgtttttgttttttaatttatttcttccCAGTTCTCATGTTTTTAgtagaaaaaagaaagtaaagtgcTTTTTGAAGACATTTGACAGTAATCTGACATAGACTGTGGTGCAAGGAAACATCTGGGCTCTTTAAAGGGAGCACATTGtactcattttcaggttcatactggTGTTTGGGTTTCTTTATGAATGTGTTTACaggctttaatgttcaaaaaacatttttgttttgaacatttgaacatacgtctatttatttatttagcgaATGCAAAGTCCTTAAGCCAAGCAGTTGCCCCCTGGTCTGCTGTATGGAGGGTAACTTATCCTCCTTTCAGTCTTTGGAGAGGACAAACGTCTATTCACctgtctgaaacacagttttagtccctgtctctttaagccccacCTCCttaaaaagcccagtctgctctgattgggtcgtgagaaaaaaaaggtgtacCTTTGCAAAGGTAGTTGACAAAGCTGTGGGTGCAGATACGCGTaagcactgaaaaagtgtaGGTTTTGTTATACGCCTCCCcccctttaaaaaatatttctttgcaTCATTGATGGTCttaaaatagttgtttttattgACGATTAATCATTTATAACTCTTGAATATCAACCGTTATGTTTCTATGTTGATTTTCAtcaaaaccctaaccctaacccaatcACTGATGTAAACCAAAAATCTTGAATATTTTAAATCAAGCAATTACGTTGTCAAATTTGTTTGTTGTCTCCTGGCATCACTCCAGAGGACTTCACTGACATGTGCACTGAAATGAAACtgggcatttttatttttggggtttAGGTACCTTTAAAATGCATGTACTTGACGACTTGAAGCTGTACAAAAGCTGTTCAAAATCCTATCATTAACTGTAGTGataataatatgattttgtATTTTGAGAATTTATTTATCAGGACTTAGAAAGCTCTGTGATCAGCCAGAGCTGTCCTGAAGAAgtccaaaacaaatgcaaactTCTGCATCATGCCAGGACAGGCGGACATGCATGGGAATAATGACTGtgactgttttattttgagaaGCTTTAAAGAGGGTTATTGCAGGCTTTAGGACCCAGCACCTCAGTCTGGGCCTAAACCACCCTCCCTCCTGCAGAAGCCAGCACAGACACTAGCGCAGAGCAGTGCTGCCGCTCAGCTGATGCACTCACAGCAGACTGAACCTGgatgttttttcctcctccttgttTGCTCCGCTGTCTTCCTCTGGTCCATTCATCGGAGGGGTGGATCGTCCACCGTCTGCCCCTCAGAAACTTCCTCACGGAGCTAAAACAATAAAGCTCCTGCCGGCTTTTCCtctggcagcagcagagaggagggacGGGGACTTTGGAAAGCTCAGGCTGGGCTGTGAGGATAAGGAGAGGGATGGTGTGATTCTgtaaagaaaaggagaggaagagaagagacgCTCCGGCAACATCACCGAACCCCCCCCCACCCATCTCTTAGACCCCCTTCTGTCTGGCCGGCGCTCTCCCCATAACACCCCTTCAGTCGAGACAGGCGGTTTGGGGGGCGAGCAGGAAACATGTCACAGACTAGGAGGAACACGTACACCCGGGTGAGTGTGTACAGGGAGTTTATACATCCCAGTGAGGTGAATGAATGGGCCAGACTGGGATGTTTAAGTTAGTCCTGATGCGCCATCGtttttctgttctgtctgtTCAATTTGTTTCACTCTGTCATCCGCTCCATGTCGATTTTCACTTTGAATAGAAGGGTTTCTAATCCATTTCAGCGCTGCATTCCTCTGTCTGAATTGTCGCCTCTTTGTTCGGCTCTGATGCCCCTCCGGGTTCAACATCGCTGCTGTGATGATGTTGAGGTTCAGACCTCTGTGATGACTGTACTCTGAGCAGGAGATGATGTATGACAGGCAGTTAATGGGACCGTGAggctttttgttgtcattagaCGCTGGACACACAATCCACCAGCCCCAGAAGACTTCCTGTTAGTCTCTGAGTCAGGCAGCTTTCCTGTCACCATGAGGGATGACATCAGTGCTCATACACCATCCTTCCATTCCTTCAGATCACAAGATAACCCTTTCTCATCAAGACTAGATTGTATACTTTATCATTGAGACTGCGTAACAAGGTGATGGGTGCTTGACAGCATTTTGGTAGCTTACTtttctgtgaaaacaaaacCGTCCCGTACCAAAACGGAGGGTTACAGTGCAGCAAATGAGGCTGTTTCACTGTTTTCATCTTCTTTTAGCATTACAGTCATTGTGAGCTTGCGTGTTTTAAGAGTAGAGTGGCACTAAATAATTCAACACGCCCTCCACGGGTCGTCTCTGCCTCCAGCACGTGGCAAACAGGTCGGAGCAATGACTGAACAACAGTGAAGGCTTCGGTACACACTAGTGTCAGTTggagcatttatttttataaagaagGCATGACTTAGAAACCACAAATGGATGTTTGATTGCAGATTGTTGACAGGTGCATGTGAGTCTTCAAACCAAAGATCCCTGCTTGAATAAAAGATTTTGTCTGTGGCGTAGGAAATGCTTGACAAAGACTCGAGGAGGCATTTACTGCATATAACATGTTAGAGTGTCTCTTGCCATTTTGGTCATAAATTAAAAGCTAGGTTAATTTGATATAAAGCAATCAGGGGAATTCAGGGTTTGTGTAAGTGCTGCTGCATCGCTGAATATCTTAACAGTGATGTTCATAAAAGATCATCATCTCtaactgttaaattatgtctgttcctttttttaagCAGTGCAGATGAACGGCCACCGGAAGATAGTTTCTACTCTTcttgataatatttcatgtttttgtcgagaaaatgtttggatttatttaaggagagagaaaggaactGTTATTATAGCTCTAAGTTAGGCCTGAGCAGACACCCAATTAATTTCCACTGATAATAAGCTAAGAATAGAAATAAGTAACAGTAACAGTTTCCCTAGTATTGTGGCTGAGAATATTTCTGTATACATCAAATCTGTGGTTTAGCAGAGCTATGGTTGAGAAATGTAAATCTTTTGTATGCCTCTTAAGTAGTGACACCCTCTTTGAGCTTATGTTTAAAACTCACTTAAAGGAAAACCTCTTTATGTGACCACATTCCAGCCCATACTTAGATTTAATGCCCTCACCTTGTGTAGTATGGACAGCCGAATGTTAAAGCCTACAGGAACagttttatgacattttcttGTTTCTGTCCCTTTCATATTATAATGGCCAGTCACCTTGTATTGCT from the Centropristis striata isolate RG_2023a ecotype Rhode Island chromosome 16, C.striata_1.0, whole genome shotgun sequence genome contains:
- the LOC131988463 gene encoding probable N-acetyltransferase camello, producing the protein MASIQIRKFCDDDAEAVREIFTLGMSEHVPSSFMHLLKQPLCQMVLMCTFCALITSSKSFLLPILAVTLLLAGARQFVVYMFNKYIDTSLKKDLNNISEVYLNQKDTCFWVAEVDGRVVGSVACLPNENAPGCLELKRLSVRRSHRGMGIAKALCRTVAGYTRDRGYAAVILYTSVVQTDAQKLYEHMGYEKIREFVVPELPAKIMNFTLFEYRLDLQKDGKSD